The segment CACAGCGCATTTGGTCACAAACTTCACTTATAATCCAATTCAGGTCAACATCCAGCAAATCCTCCCGCCCGGAAACCACGGTATCCGACTCATCACTGTAAATTTCCATTAGCTGCTCCAGGATAACATTCACCTGATTTATCCCTGCTTCAATCTGTTTACGGTAATGCTGAATTTGCTTCACATCCGGATTGTTGGATAAGGATATGTTGATCAGTTCCAGGTAACCGGATATTGCACTGATGGGAGACATGGCATTGTGCATATTCTGCTTTACAATACTTTTCTGAAGCTGGTGAACCCCCCTTAATTTACTAAAGCGACTATCCTCAGGATCATTGTCCTCGGTGAGGTCGTCTGTTACAATAGAATGGAGTTCATTCTTAACTTTATTTTCCTTCCGAATTATATCATCAAAGCTTTCAGCTAAATTCATACGACTAAGACTTGTATGTACATTTAAACATTATAACTGAGCTATTTGTACCGGACGATATTGTTATCCATCCCCATGGCCAACTACATCCAAAACAGCTGGATTAAAAAACCAACGATTTATTAAGATTTTTTAATCTTCTTAATTTTAGCCAATTAGTTTTATTAAAAAAAATTAATGTTCCGTGAAAAACTGATTTATTTCTCATACTTCTTTTTTCTTAAATCATTAGCTATCAACAAATTATAATAAGTGATTACTTTGTGTGGATAAATTGTGGATAACTTATCCTTTTCAAAGTCTTTTTTCTGTGCGGAAAACAAAAGTTGGAGATTTCGGAATATGAGTATTGTCTAATGCGGTTCCATTTTCCTTCGATTCTTTGTTATTTAGATGCCAATATTTTTAAGAGTGTTCCAAATTTGTGCAGTATAATATGGTATGAAAGACTTCATTTCGATTCTATTTATTGAAGACACTGAGCAATCAAATCAAGAGATCAAGAAGAGATTGCACCAATCAGATTTTTCTGTTATTCCATTTTCTCAGAACAGTGTAGAGAGCCTGGGGGTTTTGCTTAAAGCCCATAAATGGGATCTCATTATTGCCGACCTTGATAAAGAAGACCTCGACCTGCCATATACTCTTGATGTTCTGGATCAACAAGAATTTATCACTCCCCTTGTTTTGATCGGATCAGAAATTCACAATGATGTGCTATACGATGCCATGGCAGCAGGAGTGCAGGACTACGTATCTAAAGACAACCCAGACCGATTGCTCCCCGTGGTTGCTAAGGAAATCAGGAATCTGCGCAAGCAAAGAAAATACACCCAAGCGGCTACTAAGAACCAGATTTTCGACCGGATTCTTAAGAAGAGTACGAATGAAGTTTTTCTTATGGATCCCATGAGTCTTAAAGTTATTTATGCCAACGACACGCTTTTGGATAACCTTGGATATACTGAAGAGGAGCTTTTTGATCTTTCCGCAAAAGATTTAATTGCTTCTTATGATGTACGAAACGTTTTCAAGAAGATAGCCCCTCTTTACCGTGGAGAAGAAAATTCAACCACCTTTCAATTCGATCGCAAAAGAAAAGATGGCTCTACCTATCCCGTGGAAATGCACGTTGAGGTTACGCAAGAAGATACCCGGCAGCTATTGATGGGCATCAGTTTTGATATTTCACGACAAGTGGAAGATGCCAAAATCATTGCAAAACAAAAGCAAAAGACCCGGGAGCTGGAATTAAACAATAAGTACAAGTCGCAGTTTTTTGCCAATGTAAGCCATGAAATGCGAACCATTCTTAACTCTACCCTGCTGCTTACCAACATCCTGAAAGAGAACCGTTATCAGAACCTGAAGGATGATCAGCTTGAATATTTACAGACTATTTATCACTCCAACAACAGCGTTCTTGAGCTCCTGAATGAGGTTCTTGATCTGTCCAAAATTGAAGCAGGGAAAATTGATATCCGACTTGATGAGGTTAAAGTTTCTGATGTTTGCGAACGCGCCGAACGTTTGTTTAAACCCATTGCCCGTGAAAAGAACCTTGCCTTTGAATGCAACCTTAATGGAATTGCAGACAAGAACCTTAAGACCGACCGACTTCGACTTGACCAGGTTTTAAACAACCTGATATCAAACGCGATAAAATTTACTGAATATGGCAGTGTGCGCCTTGAAGTATTTACTGTCAAAAGTGATCGGGCAAAGCAAAACAGCGAAAGGGTTGCCTTCAGAGTTCTTGACACAGGTGTTGGCATCCCTGAAGAAAGACAAAAGCATATTTTTAAGAGTTACATTCAAGCTGAGGGCTCTTCAACCGAGAAAAGATTTGGAGGTACCGGACTTGGGCTGGCCATCTCAAAAGAGATAGCAAACCTTTTAGGAGGTGAAATCACACTTGAGAGCGAGCCGGATAAAGGTAGTTGCTTCACCCTGATCCTCCCTTCCGACAGTAGTGATGAACTTGCACAGCAGGCTAAAAAAGGTAAGTTAAGAATAGAGAGCACACCGGAGGATGTTGAAAACCATCCCGCGAAACTCTCTAAAGAGGAAACCGATAAGTCTCAGGGCACCGTTTTATTAGTGGACGACAGCAGCATTCACAATATGGCCTTAAAAGAGTTTTTAGGCTTTAGCATTAATAAGTGCATCACGGCAGAGTCGGCCCGAGAAGCGTACCAAATACTTCAAGAGGAAAAAGTGGACTGCATTATTCTGGACATGTATCTCCCTGATGCCGATGGTAAAGAAGTGCTGGATAAACTTAAATCAAACGGGAATTACAAGAATATTCCCGTCATCATATATTCCGGGAAAAGCTTAGCTCAATCAGAAGAAGAAGAGCTCCTGAAAAAAGCCGATGCTGTGGTTCAGAAGAATGTAAACAGCTACCGCAAGTTATTAGATAGTGTGCTGAAAACTATTAGTTAATTCAAACTACTCTTTCTTCATTTGTAGCATTGGCCACCCTCCTGCCTTTGTTATTGTAAGCCACTTGGCTGAAGCTGTTTAGTATTTGCATATTTTTATGTATTACCCTTTCATGATACCTTACTGATGTAAGGGTACAAATATAAATTATCATCTATTCTATGGATAAGTACAAAAAACTACATCTATGGCTTCTCATTCCATTCTTTATCGCTGTTCTTGGATTTATGAGAAGCTACTTTCTTAATTTCTTAAATGCCTCATGGGGTAATCATGTGCATGGCATATCTGCCACTTTATGGTTTCTTTTCGTGATTATACAACCCTATTTAGCTACTCACGGGCACCTGAAAAAACATAAGCTATATGGTAAAATCGGGATGTTTCTGGCTGGTGCTGTTTTTGCATCTGCTTTGGTTATGATACCTGAAAATATTCGTTTCGCTCAAACTGATTTTGACCCATGGGTTGCACCTGATGTTTTTCTCTACGGGGTTTCATTTTTTGATCTCATTTCTATTACTGGATTTGCTTTCAGTGTCATAATGGCCATCATTAAATCTAAGAATATGGATGAGCATGCCATTTGGATGATATCGTCTGTCCTTTGGGCGCTTATGCCGGCCCTGGCCCGGTTTGGCTTAATTTTCAGTGTGTGGTTTGGTCAAAATTTAAATTTTGCTGAGCTTGCCATGATTACAACACCGGCAATTTTAATAACTGCCGGCATCATTATATACAAACTCAAAAGATGGCACCCCGCTATGGTTGCCGTTATAATTGGACATATCAGCGTGTACCTGATTATTCCACTGGGTAAAAGCCAAACCTGGATTGAAATTGCCACCGCTTTATTCTCCTTTAAGCAATTTTAAATATCACAAAAAAAGCCCAACCCCTGTTACAGGATTGGGCTTTTATAAAAACATTTTGGCTTACCCTTAAGCGTAAACTTCCGGGCTGCGCTTTTTCTTGATTCTTCCACCCTTGGATTTCGAAAAAGGCTCATCACCTTTAGACTTTCGATTTCCTCTTTTGGATTTGGAACCGACTTTCCCTTTTCCTTTATAGCTTCCGGATGAGGATCCATTTGAAGAAGATCCGGATCCGTTACTATCAGGCTTGGCCAATTCTACGGAAAGATCACGGCCTTCAAACTGAGTTCCGTTTACAGCATCGAATAGCTTGGCATCAAAACCTTCTTCCACTTCAAAGAAAGAGAAGTTATTCTGAATATCGATTTTGCCAAAATTCGGCTTCTTGCCATTCAACTGCTCGTTCACAACTCCCATCAAACGGGCCGGATTAAGTCCGTCACGGTTACCAACATTCAGGAAGTATCGGGTAAACCCTTCTTCAGCATGTCTTCCGCTTCCGCCGGAATTACTTCTTCCATTGTTCTTACGGGAAGAGTTATTACGGTTGTTATTATTCTTTGATCTACCGGCTGAGGCATTGATATCGCCTGCTTGCTGGTAATATTCCAGAATCTGGTTGAATTCCATGGAAACAAAATGTTGAATCAGTTCCTGCCAGCCAAGATCGGCTAATTTCTCATACACCTGAGGCAGATACTTCTCAATCTGCTTTTCGTTAACTTCGGTAGCCTTCAGCTTGTCCACCATATCCATCATGCGAACTCCGCATACTTCTTCTCCTTTTGGAACATCCTGCTTGATGAATTCTTTTCCGGACATTTTTTCCAGCGCCCGAACTCTGCCCATTTCACGGGTGTGAATAATGGAAACGGCAATACCGCTATTCCCAGCGCGACCAGTACGGCCACTTCGGTGAATATACACTTCCAGGTCATCCGGCAGGTTGTAGTTGATAACGTGCGTCAGGTTATCGACATCAAGTCCACGTGCGGCTACATCTGTAGCTACCAGCAACTGGAGTTCCTTGGTGCGGAACCGGTTCATTACTTCATCGCGCTGAGCTTGAGACAAATCTCCATTCAGTAAATCAGCATTATACCCTTCTTTCGAAAGCTTGGATGCCACTTCAGAAGTTTCGCGTCGTGTTCTGCAAAAAATAATCCCATAAATATCAGGATTTACATCCGCAATTCGCTTGAGGGCATCATACCGGTCTTTGGCGTGAACCATGTAGTAATGGTGCTCCACATTGAGGGCACCCGAGTTGCGGGCGTTTACTTCAATCTCTTCAGGATTGTTCATGTATTTCCGCGCCATTTTGGAAATCTGCTTCGGCATGGTAGCAGAAAAAAGCAGCGTTTGTTTTCCTTTGGGAGTGTCCGCTAAAATAGCATCCAGGTCATCCTGGAAGCCCATATTCAGCATTTCATCAGCTTCATCAAGTACCAGAGAACGTACGTTGGTTACGTCCAGTTTACGGCGACGAATCAGGTCCAGCATTCTGCCCGGAGTTCCGATTACAACCTGGCATCCGTTGTTAAGTGCGCGAATTTGGGTAGAGATATTAGCTCCGCCATACACGGCCACTGTTTTAATTCCTTTTTGATGCTTGGCGAATGACTTAAGGTCTTTGGCAATTTGAATAGCCAGCTCGCGGGTTGGTGATAACACCAGTACCTGCACATTGTTTGAGTTGGCATCAACCTGTTGAAGTACAGGCATACCAAAAGCGCCGGTTTTACCCGTTCCGGTTTGGGCAAGCGCAATCAGGTCGCGCTGTGAAGCCAGAATGGTAGGGATAGCCCTGGACTGTACTTCGGTTGGGGTTTCAAAGCCAAGATCTTCAACGGCTTGGCATATTTCGGGCGATAAGCCCAGTTCTTTGAACGATGACATAAATTGTATTCGGTTTTATCCCGTACAAAGAAATTTGTGCTGCGCGTTGATCTTGCCCGGAATCATTAATTGGTAAGGTGAGCTAATGACAAGAGGCAAGCACGACTGCTTGATTCATAAAGGCCAGCAAGGTTCTATAAACCTGAAAGGTTTTCTCTCGAAAACCGGGTTGTTCCAGTCTTATCGCGAACTCACAAATTCAGTAAGCCCCTAAGATACATATAAAAACCTTCTGTTATGAGATTTCACCCAATTAATTTTCTACCCCGTTTTTAGCTTGTATTAGTTTGAAACCAAACGAATCCCCTATACAATGTGCCGTGTTATGATTAGATTAACGGCCGAATTCATGAATTGACCATCAAAAGCATGCAGTACATTACCAAGCACTATTCCGAAGCTGAACCTCTTTCTTTAGTTGAGAAGAACATTCTGAAAGAGATAGAGAAACACGGAATGCGTCCCGAACAATGCATATGGGGAACCTCGGTTTGCAGTGACGAGGTCAACAACTCTTTGGACGGAATGAGCCGTCATTTTGCCGCACCCGGCCCCTTTCGGTTTGGGGGTATTTCAGGAATCCCTTTTACCGGGAAAACCGGATTTCGTGCTTTTGCCAGCCATATCCCGGATGATGGCGGTGCTGTTATTGTGTTCGGGCCTCACATCGGGATTTCAAAAAATGGCACCGCCGGCGAATTAATGCGGGAAGGTCAGGCTGAATCTTCTACCTGTTGCGGTTCTTTGGTTGCCGGACTCGAGAGTGTAAAAGCCGGCAACGTATTGATGATTTCTCATGATGACTACCAGCAGGGCCAGGTTAATAAGCTGCTGATTGAGAATTACGAAGACATCAAAAAAGCGGACAATCAGATCTTAAAAATCACCGATATTGCTTACCACCAAATAAAGAGGGAGCTCACTGATATAGTATCTGCCTGTATCGAAAACCTGGGAAATAGTCCCCTCTTATTGATAGGAGGAATCGTTATCAACACCGATGCTGATCAGGAAGATTTCTTTGAAATTAGAGATATATCCGTTTTCAATTCATAAAAGAGTATCTTCATTTCTTTTGTTCAGCACTGCACTTTTATGCAAGCTACCCTTCAGGTCAACTTTAACTAAATAGATCCTATGATGCGTATATGTTTAATGATGTTACTTACCGGTTTTTTTATTTCCTGTACGGCTAATGAGACAAAAACGACACCGGTCAACTGGGAAACCGTTCAGGATACCACTGATATCGCCTTTACCATTAGCGGACTGGATGGCCCCGAGGCTGTTCGTTTTGACCCTGAGCAAAATATCTATTTCATTTCTAATTTTACCGGAGGCGGGAACACGCAGGACTCCACCGGTTTTATAACTAAAGCGGATGCAGAGGGAAATATCCTGAATCTCAAATTCATGACCGGCACTGCTGATGCTCCCCTTCATGCTCCAAGAGGCATGTTCATCATTGAAAACACACTATGGGCCGCGGATGTTCTGGGAGTACACGGCTTTGATAAATCAACCGGTGAACAAACGGCTTTTATTGATTTTTCGGATTTTGAAATTGGCTTCTTGAATGATATCTCAGCCGATGCGGAAGGCACATTGTTTGTGACAGATACCGGGACCAGCCGGGTTTTTAAAGTTGAAGCCGGCACGCCTTCCATTTATCTGGACTCACTTCCCGAAGCTCCCAATGGAATAACACTGAATCCCGGGAATCAACAGTTTGTTTTGGCTCCGTGGGGTGGTGATCAAATTTTCCGTTCTTTCAGCAGTTCGGATGATTTGAACGAATACGCAGCCCTGGAAGGCGGTTATTTTGACGGCATCGAGTTTCTTCAGTCAAATTTATTGGCTGCCAGCCAGCAGGATTCCAGCATCCGTTATTTTGACGGCTCTGAAAGCACAATCCTGATCAAAACCACTGGCCGACCGGCCGATATCGGAATTAACACCAATCTGAATCATATAGCCGTTCCGTATATTGCTTTAGATCGCGTAGACGTTTGGAATCTTTCAAAACAATAGGCCTTTAGCATTTTATGTCTGACACTTCAGCTCTGATCCCTGAAAACGAATTTGAGCGAGCTTTAAAACTATCTGAATATGATATTGACTATTCGGAAATTCACGGGAAATTAGATGATTTAACCCGGCTTGCAGCTCATGTGGCCGGCACTCCCATTTCACTCATCAACCTGTTGGATACAACCACCCAGTGGACGGTTTCGAAAGTGGGACTTGATGTACTTCAAACTCCCCGGGAAGAAACCGTTTGCCAGTATGTGATACTCGATGATGATTCCGTTGAGGTGGAAGACATGACGGAAGACGAACGCTTTAAGGATAAAGAGTATGTCAAGAACTCCCCTCATATAAAGTATTACTATGGAGTGCCACTCAAATCTCCGGATGGCCACCGAATCGGGGCTATGTGTGTAATGGATACCGATGAACATGACCTTTCTCCTGAGAAAGAATCATTTCTGAAAATCATTGCGAATGAGGTCATCACCCGAATTGAATATGAGCAGAAACTGAAGCTGATGCGCCACAGCGTGGATGAGCTTAAGGAAATACAGCGCAAAGTAAGTCATGATATCCGCGGGCCGATTGGAGGAATTATTGGTATTGCTGAAATCCTTCGCGACCAGGCCGAGGAAAGCAAAATGGAAGAATTCATGCAGCTTCTGGAGTTGATCAACAAAGGCGGGCGATCGGTGCTGGATTTAGCGGATGAGATTCTAAGTACCTATGATGATCAATCAGATCAAACAAAGCTCCTCAAAAACCAGCTTACCCTCGAAATTTTACAGAAGAAACTTGAAAATCTCTATAAACCCCAGGCGCTCAATAAGTCCATAGATTATAATGTAGTGATAAGTAATGGTCATCAGGGACTTACTTTTCCCAAGCATAAATTACTGCAGATATTCGGGAACCTGATTTCCAACGCTATCAAATTCACCCCGGAAAATGGAAATGTAGAGGTGAACCTGGATATCAAAAAGCCTGATTTAGAGCTGATTGGTGTAATCAAAGACAGTGGTGTGGGCATGACCGATGAGCAAATAAAGGAAATTATGAGCAACCGCGGACGTTCAACACAAGGAACCGGGCACGAGCGAGGTTTTGGATTTGGATTCAAGCTGGCTAAACACCTGATTGAATCCGTAAACGGTTCCCTCTTGATAGAATCCAAAAAGAATGAGGGGACGGAGATCACCGTAAATATCCCTCTTTAATCTCACAAAACTGAGGTTATGAATGCGAACTTATTCAGGCACTATTCTTCTTGGTCTTATTCTTTGTGTATTATCAAAGCCACTAAGTGCCCAAGTTAAAAACCAAGCTTTGAGAGGATTCCCTGTTGTTTTCTACACTGAAGAGACGAGTTTTGCCGTAGGTGGACTCGGTATCTTCACCTTCGATTTTGAAAACAACCTGGATTCAGGCAAACCATCTCAAATCAACTTCGGGGCAGCCTATACTCTGGAAAAACAGCTCCTCCTTTACTTTCCTTATGAGCTTTATCTTCAACAGAATAACTGGCGGCTGGATGGAGAAATTGGATACTATCGATATACCTACAAATATTACGGGATAGGAAGCAACACCCCGGAAAGTAACGAAGAAACCTACCGGGTTAACTTTCCCCGCATTCAGATAAACGCGCTTCATAAGGTCAGCAGAAATATCTATGCCGGGGTAAGCTATTGGTACGACCGTTACGATATGACTAACATTCAATCCGGAGGCTTACTGGATACCAATAACCCAACAGGAACCGCGGGTGGTACTCACTCCGGCATCGGTATATCATCTGTGTTTGATACAAGAGACAATATTTTCTATACAGAATCCGGAAGCTACCTGGAGCTTCAGGGACTCATAGATCAGTCTTGGACCGGGAGCGATTAT is part of the Gracilimonas sediminicola genome and harbors:
- a CDS encoding ATP-binding protein, producing MKDFISILFIEDTEQSNQEIKKRLHQSDFSVIPFSQNSVESLGVLLKAHKWDLIIADLDKEDLDLPYTLDVLDQQEFITPLVLIGSEIHNDVLYDAMAAGVQDYVSKDNPDRLLPVVAKEIRNLRKQRKYTQAATKNQIFDRILKKSTNEVFLMDPMSLKVIYANDTLLDNLGYTEEELFDLSAKDLIASYDVRNVFKKIAPLYRGEENSTTFQFDRKRKDGSTYPVEMHVEVTQEDTRQLLMGISFDISRQVEDAKIIAKQKQKTRELELNNKYKSQFFANVSHEMRTILNSTLLLTNILKENRYQNLKDDQLEYLQTIYHSNNSVLELLNEVLDLSKIEAGKIDIRLDEVKVSDVCERAERLFKPIAREKNLAFECNLNGIADKNLKTDRLRLDQVLNNLISNAIKFTEYGSVRLEVFTVKSDRAKQNSERVAFRVLDTGVGIPEERQKHIFKSYIQAEGSSTEKRFGGTGLGLAISKEIANLLGGEITLESEPDKGSCFTLILPSDSSDELAQQAKKGKLRIESTPEDVENHPAKLSKEETDKSQGTVLLVDDSSIHNMALKEFLGFSINKCITAESAREAYQILQEEKVDCIILDMYLPDADGKEVLDKLKSNGNYKNIPVIIYSGKSLAQSEEEELLKKADAVVQKNVNSYRKLLDSVLKTIS
- a CDS encoding DEAD/DEAH box helicase, encoding MSSFKELGLSPEICQAVEDLGFETPTEVQSRAIPTILASQRDLIALAQTGTGKTGAFGMPVLQQVDANSNNVQVLVLSPTRELAIQIAKDLKSFAKHQKGIKTVAVYGGANISTQIRALNNGCQVVIGTPGRMLDLIRRRKLDVTNVRSLVLDEADEMLNMGFQDDLDAILADTPKGKQTLLFSATMPKQISKMARKYMNNPEEIEVNARNSGALNVEHHYYMVHAKDRYDALKRIADVNPDIYGIIFCRTRRETSEVASKLSKEGYNADLLNGDLSQAQRDEVMNRFRTKELQLLVATDVAARGLDVDNLTHVINYNLPDDLEVYIHRSGRTGRAGNSGIAVSIIHTREMGRVRALEKMSGKEFIKQDVPKGEEVCGVRMMDMVDKLKATEVNEKQIEKYLPQVYEKLADLGWQELIQHFVSMEFNQILEYYQQAGDINASAGRSKNNNNRNNSSRKNNGRSNSGGSGRHAEEGFTRYFLNVGNRDGLNPARLMGVVNEQLNGKKPNFGKIDIQNNFSFFEVEEGFDAKLFDAVNGTQFEGRDLSVELAKPDSNGSGSSSNGSSSGSYKGKGKVGSKSKRGNRKSKGDEPFSKSKGGRIKKKRSPEVYA
- a CDS encoding SMP-30/gluconolactonase/LRE family protein translates to MMLLTGFFISCTANETKTTPVNWETVQDTTDIAFTISGLDGPEAVRFDPEQNIYFISNFTGGGNTQDSTGFITKADAEGNILNLKFMTGTADAPLHAPRGMFIIENTLWAADVLGVHGFDKSTGEQTAFIDFSDFEIGFLNDISADAEGTLFVTDTGTSRVFKVEAGTPSIYLDSLPEAPNGITLNPGNQQFVLAPWGGDQIFRSFSSSDDLNEYAALEGGYFDGIEFLQSNLLAASQQDSSIRYFDGSESTILIKTTGRPADIGINTNLNHIAVPYIALDRVDVWNLSKQ
- a CDS encoding GAF domain-containing sensor histidine kinase: MSDTSALIPENEFERALKLSEYDIDYSEIHGKLDDLTRLAAHVAGTPISLINLLDTTTQWTVSKVGLDVLQTPREETVCQYVILDDDSVEVEDMTEDERFKDKEYVKNSPHIKYYYGVPLKSPDGHRIGAMCVMDTDEHDLSPEKESFLKIIANEVITRIEYEQKLKLMRHSVDELKEIQRKVSHDIRGPIGGIIGIAEILRDQAEESKMEEFMQLLELINKGGRSVLDLADEILSTYDDQSDQTKLLKNQLTLEILQKKLENLYKPQALNKSIDYNVVISNGHQGLTFPKHKLLQIFGNLISNAIKFTPENGNVEVNLDIKKPDLELIGVIKDSGVGMTDEQIKEIMSNRGRSTQGTGHERGFGFGFKLAKHLIESVNGSLLIESKKNEGTEITVNIPL
- a CDS encoding BamA/TamA family outer membrane protein: MRTYSGTILLGLILCVLSKPLSAQVKNQALRGFPVVFYTEETSFAVGGLGIFTFDFENNLDSGKPSQINFGAAYTLEKQLLLYFPYELYLQQNNWRLDGEIGYYRYTYKYYGIGSNTPESNEETYRVNFPRIQINALHKVSRNIYAGVSYWYDRYDMTNIQSGGLLDTNNPTGTAGGTHSGIGISSVFDTRDNIFYTESGSYLELQGLIDQSWTGSDYDFFQLSLDARTFHTNAYDHTLGFNFVSKFTGGNVPFQKLALLGGPKQMRGYLEGRYRDKVYLTTQAEYRVPVYKRFGAVIFASVGNVAQNLSDFPLTNLKWTLGPGLRYMIDENRKVNIRLDAGFGPGVSGFVLTIGEAF